In Festucalex cinctus isolate MCC-2025b chromosome 5, RoL_Fcin_1.0, whole genome shotgun sequence, a single genomic region encodes these proteins:
- the LOC144018895 gene encoding tRNA (32-2'-O)-methyltransferase regulator THADA isoform X6, translated as MCAVCEANVTVAMSSFDELLTSLRKCVIAEDQTCVNGIQKLQRVFDKLSECFRSDVKRSKERSLEEAAQLLKTVKLHLLERDHLHLLVRLLVSLQLQLVHISTACRKVDQMLQHLAKVDHQLVFGETHVCLAAIVNSEQIFTQEDLQRACTFLEVSLVGRDVWRQLWPSFLDKLAKFFPFILHQEFRRDGQSCYLAVKVCLQIFQLLSREVSCAVWDEKERSPAMKTILQALIEIVFGQSCNKDTRLLAGTAVAMLINTASESGAGAAAAAAWGLLQSSRSEPWLLTVGALEVHCCPPVVSGVGRLLMSRALLTCCQSHILLSSCAEGAEGSLLLDALFPLICDLCEEKLNCHYLAFEVFALWLKKVKECAPDIWKMTGGRLVPDGSNLQQQLLSIIWTSAESPVDGVSDCARLTFRSLLDLYDLDCEQFGEPNKPLYLTLLHRTLQLPWESKAKYHRLCALLPYLGTDTVLDHYAEVANHLLQSMSSDHLSPCGLELYTCLIKQQRRELCADSPKSESDLAEKWAQRWLPVLLQALTSNGVVLQSNSSTHLLPCTFQVFPSAVEPLLASLDPFSPGHLCAWAFIMSSYRAVTGSSPKAPQGGSTLKILRLALSSADDKVRLAALDGLCCSPKTKETPTPEELSIMTTFIPQNFNSESSLFRQHFQAAVRRFLLRIRDGCLLHIKQQKDKRDGQEMESSQQILTLGIGFVDWLSQLVFCNLTPDHSYQRKKTVLLLLSALLETCTDTWSPDKRKGQPPVNMGSLITYARLRGQWDFFSRKKLLVLISCLEDSTNEIRELSAGLLVRFFPSVLLADVAATLLIRGKRLMCSPRVQQAQMGALMMKVHHHKRQGLPEWNLNFDIDVSGVHNIKASSLVRFLVKELEDHYLTAKADVLLAARTKPMHGVVSALQKCLLEDVSSICDSLGPTLTADLLSLLKNISLLLLGILHGQRDPPSDAPPSFCEMGNAISSLVANSAGGNQEDGGEECVLLSEEHSLVLTCCWVSLKETGILLGSLVERILSESGPDAGFLTKQHLQTAADIFQNILLKCRHWGAVEGCCVGFTKFCSALLGSSDPELKKIPSHMLQQVNCGFSRLCCLNKWRRFLLTMSSLSLFLFPCFSLSLLRSFLLSLSLSLCWPLLLSSPSLPFSPSLWFCLLFRFLLPLPPPLLFSVLFPLALSLSLFICRSICLYSAAAFSALLSPFSSSLCPHSLFICRSLVAPPLPKALQVVQSPSCTSVTRRAAGLPVLILCVVSAEEASKARPLLAHSIQTLLDTAGIPLPENWDQTVDLPQVCAVHTLQALLRGSGLGVAILQFAPRVAILALTLLRSPCWAMRNAALQLYSSLCSRMLGQRPNGEGGSKHGMPPHAFFHHYCTLQPFLLEELREAAGDLQRPPEEARLRLQPSLYPILTLLGQLQPGVQDSAETLSDFRPPLLQLSASPIYSVRVMASKALVSMTPPSEYMNIIINLTARLPRTPERCCHNWLHGQLLHIKALVDTTLIQNCVPAAELHAAVSAVEASVWLATDAQRCPLVRATYVAVVESLQRFCRQTFLSELFDVVMRELLTPQQGLQLGLSSFHQRAIQLLCSDPKWARDLLATFPTASYDVRLALVTWVVADQASLNARLKELIQSVLQPQA; from the exons ATGTGTGCcgtgtgtgaggcgaatgttACGGTAGCAATGTCGTCTTTTGATGAACTTCTGACAAGTCTGCGAAAGTGTGTCATCGCCGAGGATCAAACGTGTGTAAATGGAATTCAAAAACTCCAGCGCGTTTTCGATAAACTATCAGAATGcttcag GAGCGATGTTAAAAGGAGCAAGGAGCGCAGTTTGGAGGAGGCTGCCCAACTGTTGAAGACTGTAAAGCTGCATCTCCTGGAGCGTGATCACCTTCATCTTCTTGTCAGGCTTCTCGTCTCCTTGCAGCTGCAGTTGGTGCACATATCCACAGCCTGCAGAAAAGTGGACCAG ATGTTGCAACATCTGGCAAAGGTGGATCACCAGCTGGTGTTTGGAGAGACGCACGTATGTTTGGCAGCTATAGTTAACTCTGAGCAG ATATTCACTCAGGAAGACCTTCAGAGAG CTTGTACGTTCCTGGAAGTTAGCCTTGTGGGTCGTGATGTGTGGCGACAACTGTGGCCTtcctttctggacaaattagcCAAATTCTTTCCGTTCATTCTTCACCAAGAATTCCGACGAGATGGGCAGTCGTGTTATCTTGCTGTGAAG GTTTGTCTCCAGATATTTCAGCTCTTGTCTCGAGAGGTGTCTTGTGCAGTGTGGGATGAAAAAGAGAGGAGCCCAGCCATGAAGACAATCCTGCAGGCTCTCATAGAAATTGTGTTTGGACAG AGCTGCAACAAAGACACTCGTCTTTTGGCGGGGACCGCCGTGGCCATGCTCATCAACACGGCATCAGAGAGCGGCGCAGGTGCAGCCGCTGCCGCTGCCTGGGGACTTTTACAGAGCTCTCGTTCAG agcCATGGCTGTTGACTGTGGGGGCTCTTGAGGTGCACTGTTGCCCCCCAGTGGTGAGCGGGGTGGGGCGGCTGCTGATGAGCAGGGCTCTTCTCACGTGCTGTCAGTCACACATATTGCTCAGTTCCTGTGCAGAAGGTGCAGAG GGCAGCTTACTGCTGGATGCTTTGTTTCCTCTCATTTGTGATTTGTGTGAGGAGAAGCTGAATTGTCACTACCTTGCCTTTGAGG TGTTCGCGCTATGGCTGAAGAAGGTCAAAGAATGTGCGCCTGATATCTGGAAGATGACGGGTGGCCGCTTGGTGCCTGATGGCAGCAACCTGCAGCAACAGCTCCTTTCAATTATTTGGACGAGTGCTGAAAGTCCA GTGGACGGCGTGTCCGACTGCGCCCGTCTTACCTTTCGCTCGCTGTTGGACCTCTATGACTTGGACTGTGAGCAATTTGGTGAGCCAAACAAGCCTCTTTATTTGACTTTACTGCATCGGACTCTCCAACTCCCTTGGGAATCCAAAGCCAAGTACCATCGCCTCTGCGCTCTACTTCCCTATTTGGGGACTGACACG GTGCTGGATCATTATGCTGAAGTAGCAAATCACCTCCTGCAGAGCATGTCAAGCGATCACCTGTCTCCATGCGGGTTGGAACTTTACACGTGTCTGATCAAGCAGCAGAGAAGAGAGCTTTGCGCTGATTCTCCCAAGTCGGAGTCAGATCTGGCCGAGAAATGGGCACAACGTTGGCTTCCCGTCCTTCTTCAGGCGCTGACCTCAAACGGGGTCGTTCTTCAAAGCAACAGCTCAACACACTTGCTCCCTTGCACCTTTCAAGTCTTCCCGTCTGCTGTGGAGCCTCTGCTTGCCTCCCTGGATCCCTTCTCACCAGGCCACTTGTGTGCGTGGGCCTTCATCATGAGTAGCTACCGGGCCGTGACTGGGAGCTCTCCCAAGGCTCCGCAGGGGGGCTCTACCCTGAAAATCCTCCGTCTAGCCCTGAGCTCTGCAGATGACAAAGTTCGACTTGCCGCTCTCGACGGATTGTGTTGCAGCCCCAAGACCAAAGAGACTCCAACACCAGAAGAACTGTCAATAATGACAACCTTCATTCCGCAGAACTTCAACTCGGAGTCCTCCCTTTTTCGACAACATTTCCAAGCGGCAGTGAGGCGATTTTTGCTCCGGATAAGAGATGGATGCTTGCTGCACATCAAACAGCAAAAGGACAAGAGAGACGGCCAAGAGATGGAAAGCTCACAGCAAATACTGACCCTGGGAATAG GTtttgtggactggttgagccaACTGGTTTTCTGCAATTTGACACCAGATCACAGTTACCAGAGGAAGAAAACTGTCTTACTGTTACTGTCTGCACTTCTGGAAACCTGCACTGACACTTGGAGCCCCGACAAGAGGAAGGGACAACCACCTG TGAACATGGGCTCTCTCATTACCTATGCTAGATTGAGAGGACAATGGGACTTCTTCTCTAGGAAAAAACTGTTGGTTCTCATCAGCTGTTTGGAAGATTCCACAAATGAG ATTCGTGAACTTTCAGCAGGATTATTGGTGAGATTTTTCCCTTCCGTTCTTCTTGCTGATGTCGCCGCGACTCTGCTCATTCGTGGCAAGCGGCTTATGTGCAGTCCTCGGGTCCAGCAGGCTCAGATGGGGGCGCTGATGATGAAAGTCCACCATCACAA aaggcAAGGCCTTCCTGAATGGAATTTAAACTTTGACATCGATGTCAGTGGTGTCCATAACATCAAGGCCTCCAGCTTGGTTCGATTTCTTGTGAAGGAGCTTGAAGATCACTACCTCACAGCCAAGGCAGATGTGTTGCTTGCTGCCAGAACTAAGCCAATGCACG GTGTTGTGAGCGCCCTCCAGAAATGTTTGTTGGAGGACGTGTCCAGCATCTGTGATTCACTTGGTCCTACCCTGACCGCAGATCTGCTGAGCCTGCTGAAGAACATTTCGCTGCTCCTGCTTGGCATACTGCACGGACAGCGAGATCCTCCAAGTG ATGCTCCGCCTTCTTTCTGTGAAATGGGGAACGCCATCAGCTCTCTGGTAGCCAACTCAGCTGGAGGAAATCAAGAAGATGGAGGAGAGGAGTGTGTCTTGTTGTCTGAAGAGCACAGCCTTGTTCTCACCTGCTGCTGGGTGTCGCTTAAG GAAACGGGGATTCTTTTAGGTTCTCTTGTGGAGAGAATTCTCTCTGAATCCGGGCCTGACGCAGGCTTTCTAACAAAACAACATCTCCAAACGGCGGCGgatatttttcaaaacattctCCTCAAATGCCGTCACTGG GGGGCAGTAGAGGGGTGTTGTGTGGGCTTCACCAAGTTCTGTTCGGCTCTACTTGGCAGCAGTGATCCTGAACTCAAGAAGATCCCCTCTCACATGCTCCAACAAGTAAATTGCGGGTTCTCACGTCTATGCTGTCTGAATAAATGGAGAAGATTCTTGCTTACAAtgagttctctctctctctttttgtttcCTTGCTTTTCTCTGTCTCTCTTACGCTCctttctcctctctctctctctctctctctgttggcctcttcttctttcttctccaTCGCTGCCtttttctccctctctctgGTTCTGTCTCCTCTTTCGCTTCCTCCTTCCTCTCCCCCCCCCTCTGCTTTTCTCTGTTCTCTTTCCCctcgctctttctctctctctcttcatctGTCGCTCTATCTGCCTCTATTCGGCTGCCGCTTTCTCTGCCTTGCTCTCCCCTTTCTCTTCATCTCTCTGCCCTCACTCTCTCTTCATCTGTCGCTCTCTCGTGGCCCCGCCTCTGCCCAAGGCGTTACAAGTTGTGCAATCTCCGAGTTGCACCTCCGTAACGAGGCGGGCTGCAGGATTACCTGTGCTCATCCTGTGCGTGGTATCTGCAGAGGAGGCCAGTAAAGCACGGCCGCTTTTGGCACATAGCATCCAAACCTTACTGGACACAGCTGGAATCCCACTTCCTGAGAACTGGGACCAGACTGTCGACCTCCCACAG GTGTGCGCTGTTCACACGCTGCAGGCTCTGCTGCGCGGGTCGGGCCTGGGTGTGGCCATCCTTCAGTTTGCGCCCAGGGTAGCCATTTTGGCTCTCACTCTGCTCCGTTCTCCGTGCTGGGCCATGAGGAATGCGGCCCTTCAGCTTTACA GTTCTCTTTGCTCTCGGATGCTCGGTCAGAGGCCCAACGGCGAGGGTGGGAGTAAACATGGCATGCCCCCCCACGCCTTCTTCCACCACTACTGCACACTCCAGCCCTTCCTCCTCGAGGAGCTCCGAGAGGCAGCTGGTGACCTTCAGCGTCCGCCTGAGGAGGCCAGGCTCCGCCTCCAGCCATCGCTCTACCCGATTCTTACTCTTTTAGGCCAACTGCAGCCTGGCGTCCAAGATTCAGCAGA AACCTTGTCAGACTTCCGGCCTCCTTTACTCCAGCTCTCTGCCAGTCCTATTTACAGTGTGCGCGTGATGGCCTCCAAGGCACTGGTCTCCATGACGCCGCCCTCGGAATACATGAACATCATCATCAATCTGACGGCCCGGTTGCCGCGCACGCCGGAGCGTTGCTGTCACAACTGGCTCCACGGGCAACTGCTGCACATAAAAGCTCTGGTGGACACAACTCTCATCCAAAACTG TGTGCCCGCAGCGGAGCTCCATGCAGCGGTGAGCGCTGTGGAGGCGTCAGTGTGGCTCGCCACGGATGCTCAGCGCTGCCCGCTGGTGAGAGCGACGTATGTTGCCGTGGTGGAGTCGCTCCAAAGATTTTGCCGCCAGACTTTTTTGTCAGAGCTCTTTGACGTTGTCATGCGTGAGCTCCTTACACCTCAGCAGGGGCTTCAG CTTGGCTTGTCTTCCTTCCATCAAAGAGCAATCCAATTGCTCTGTAGCGACCCCAAGTGGGCGCGTGACCTCTTGGCAACTTTTCCAACTGCGAGCTATGATGTGAGGCTGGCGTTGGTCACTTGGGTGGTGGCGGATCAGGCTTCACTGAACGCCCGCTTGAAAGAATTGATCCAGAGTGTGCTGCAG CCCCAAGCATGA
- the LOC144018895 gene encoding tRNA (32-2'-O)-methyltransferase regulator THADA isoform X4, translating to MCAVCEANVTVAMSSFDELLTSLRKCVIAEDQTCVNGIQKLQRVFDKLSECFRSDVKRSKERSLEEAAQLLKTVKLHLLERDHLHLLVRLLVSLQLQLVHISTACRKVDQMLQHLAKVDHQLVFGETHVCLAAIVNSEQIFTQEDLQRACTFLEVSLVGRDVWRQLWPSFLDKLAKFFPFILHQEFRRDGQSCYLAVKVCLQIFQLLSREVSCAVWDEKERSPAMKTILQALIEIVFGQSCNKDTRLLAGTAVAMLINTASESGAGAAAAAAWGLLQSSRSEPWLLTVGALEVHCCPPVVSGVGRLLMSRALLTCCQSHILLSSCAEGAEGSLLLDALFPLICDLCEEKLNCHYLAFEVFALWLKKVKECAPDIWKMTGGRLVPDGSNLQQQLLSIIWTSAESPVDGVSDCARLTFRSLLDLYDLDCEQFGEPNKPLYLTLLHRTLQLPWESKAKYHRLCALLPYLGTDTVLDHYAEVANHLLQSMSSDHLSPCGLELYTCLIKQQRRELCADSPKSESDLAEKWAQRWLPVLLQALTSNGVVLQSNSSTHLLPCTFQVFPSAVEPLLASLDPFSPGHLCAWAFIMSSYRAVTGSSPKAPQGGSTLKILRLALSSADDKVRLAALDGLCCSPKTKETPTPEELSIMTTFIPQNFNSESSLFRQHFQAAVRRFLLRIRDGCLLHIKQQKDKRDGQEMESSQQILTLGIGFVDWLSQLVFCNLTPDHSYQRKKTVLLLLSALLETCTDTWSPDKRKGQPPVNMGSLITYARLRGQWDFFSRKKLLVLISCLEDSTNEIRELSAGLLVRFFPSVLLADVAATLLIRGKRLMCSPRVQQAQMGALMMKVHHHKRQGLPEWNLNFDIDVSGVHNIKASSLVRFLVKELEDHYLTAKADVLLAARTKPMHDLLSLLKNISLLLLGILHGQRDPPSDAPPSFCEMGNAISSLVANSAGGNQEDGGEECVLLSEEHSLVLTCCWVSLKETGILLGSLVERILSESGPDAGFLTKQHLQTAADIFQNILLKCRHWGAVEGCCVGFTKFCSALLGSSDPELKKIPSHMLQQVNCGFSRLCCLNKWRRFLLTMSSLSLFLFPCFSLSLLRSFLLSLSLSLCWPLLLSSPSLPFSPSLWFCLLFRFLLPLPPPLLFSVLFPLALSLSLFICRSICLYSAAAFSALLSPFSSSLCPHSLFICRSLVAPPLPKALQVVQSPSCTSVTRRAAGLPVLILCVVSAEEASKARPLLAHSIQTLLDTAGIPLPENWDQTVDLPQVCAVHTLQALLRGSGLGVAILQFAPRVAILALTLLRSPCWAMRNAALQLYSSLCSRMLGQRPNGEGGSKHGMPPHAFFHHYCTLQPFLLEELREAAGDLQRPPEEARLRLQPSLYPILTLLGQLQPGVQDSAETLSDFRPPLLQLSASPIYSVRVMASKALVSMTPPSEYMNIIINLTARLPRTPERCCHNWLHGQLLHIKALVDTTLIQNCVPAAELHAAVSAVEASVWLATDAQRCPLVRATYVAVVESLQRFCRQTFLSELFDVVMRELLTPQQGLQLGLSSFHQRAIQLLCSDPKWARDLLATFPTASYDVRLALVTWVVADQASLNARLKELIQSVLQSSLREALLSPIEEYRRAHLAAFVAVMPTGDSPPPAVPLEESVLLECLDLLLSGLEVGRGGSELLSQALHGASFLLSHCCRNSLIQRWCAVLDTHRSPDAAEVLRVACAEALCMAGLPLISHHLIPPAVTIKYCWKMRSTQFSPLTLERKCVNVSSCRLLSTGLHLLQDQSRQVRTKAASFISKLHHARGGAQRSVRLVQVNLAVPLLLDLLLDECWDTPSTLEVLLCHVPQSDLRSVLSGIADSGCGSLYEQDDANVFAEPSVMSALVLPYLLLMIDKSPQSSIVAQSLTKWAEENAALLLHNLQLCQGLQPAETLTLLPDRRFHSTISGLLTRAAFLLHLCKTCDPVQRLCDPSALQMTLNDVCSRLSEHGVHLRSSLTSAVAGDVARRKSQ from the exons ATGTGTGCcgtgtgtgaggcgaatgttACGGTAGCAATGTCGTCTTTTGATGAACTTCTGACAAGTCTGCGAAAGTGTGTCATCGCCGAGGATCAAACGTGTGTAAATGGAATTCAAAAACTCCAGCGCGTTTTCGATAAACTATCAGAATGcttcag GAGCGATGTTAAAAGGAGCAAGGAGCGCAGTTTGGAGGAGGCTGCCCAACTGTTGAAGACTGTAAAGCTGCATCTCCTGGAGCGTGATCACCTTCATCTTCTTGTCAGGCTTCTCGTCTCCTTGCAGCTGCAGTTGGTGCACATATCCACAGCCTGCAGAAAAGTGGACCAG ATGTTGCAACATCTGGCAAAGGTGGATCACCAGCTGGTGTTTGGAGAGACGCACGTATGTTTGGCAGCTATAGTTAACTCTGAGCAG ATATTCACTCAGGAAGACCTTCAGAGAG CTTGTACGTTCCTGGAAGTTAGCCTTGTGGGTCGTGATGTGTGGCGACAACTGTGGCCTtcctttctggacaaattagcCAAATTCTTTCCGTTCATTCTTCACCAAGAATTCCGACGAGATGGGCAGTCGTGTTATCTTGCTGTGAAG GTTTGTCTCCAGATATTTCAGCTCTTGTCTCGAGAGGTGTCTTGTGCAGTGTGGGATGAAAAAGAGAGGAGCCCAGCCATGAAGACAATCCTGCAGGCTCTCATAGAAATTGTGTTTGGACAG AGCTGCAACAAAGACACTCGTCTTTTGGCGGGGACCGCCGTGGCCATGCTCATCAACACGGCATCAGAGAGCGGCGCAGGTGCAGCCGCTGCCGCTGCCTGGGGACTTTTACAGAGCTCTCGTTCAG agcCATGGCTGTTGACTGTGGGGGCTCTTGAGGTGCACTGTTGCCCCCCAGTGGTGAGCGGGGTGGGGCGGCTGCTGATGAGCAGGGCTCTTCTCACGTGCTGTCAGTCACACATATTGCTCAGTTCCTGTGCAGAAGGTGCAGAG GGCAGCTTACTGCTGGATGCTTTGTTTCCTCTCATTTGTGATTTGTGTGAGGAGAAGCTGAATTGTCACTACCTTGCCTTTGAGG TGTTCGCGCTATGGCTGAAGAAGGTCAAAGAATGTGCGCCTGATATCTGGAAGATGACGGGTGGCCGCTTGGTGCCTGATGGCAGCAACCTGCAGCAACAGCTCCTTTCAATTATTTGGACGAGTGCTGAAAGTCCA GTGGACGGCGTGTCCGACTGCGCCCGTCTTACCTTTCGCTCGCTGTTGGACCTCTATGACTTGGACTGTGAGCAATTTGGTGAGCCAAACAAGCCTCTTTATTTGACTTTACTGCATCGGACTCTCCAACTCCCTTGGGAATCCAAAGCCAAGTACCATCGCCTCTGCGCTCTACTTCCCTATTTGGGGACTGACACG GTGCTGGATCATTATGCTGAAGTAGCAAATCACCTCCTGCAGAGCATGTCAAGCGATCACCTGTCTCCATGCGGGTTGGAACTTTACACGTGTCTGATCAAGCAGCAGAGAAGAGAGCTTTGCGCTGATTCTCCCAAGTCGGAGTCAGATCTGGCCGAGAAATGGGCACAACGTTGGCTTCCCGTCCTTCTTCAGGCGCTGACCTCAAACGGGGTCGTTCTTCAAAGCAACAGCTCAACACACTTGCTCCCTTGCACCTTTCAAGTCTTCCCGTCTGCTGTGGAGCCTCTGCTTGCCTCCCTGGATCCCTTCTCACCAGGCCACTTGTGTGCGTGGGCCTTCATCATGAGTAGCTACCGGGCCGTGACTGGGAGCTCTCCCAAGGCTCCGCAGGGGGGCTCTACCCTGAAAATCCTCCGTCTAGCCCTGAGCTCTGCAGATGACAAAGTTCGACTTGCCGCTCTCGACGGATTGTGTTGCAGCCCCAAGACCAAAGAGACTCCAACACCAGAAGAACTGTCAATAATGACAACCTTCATTCCGCAGAACTTCAACTCGGAGTCCTCCCTTTTTCGACAACATTTCCAAGCGGCAGTGAGGCGATTTTTGCTCCGGATAAGAGATGGATGCTTGCTGCACATCAAACAGCAAAAGGACAAGAGAGACGGCCAAGAGATGGAAAGCTCACAGCAAATACTGACCCTGGGAATAG GTtttgtggactggttgagccaACTGGTTTTCTGCAATTTGACACCAGATCACAGTTACCAGAGGAAGAAAACTGTCTTACTGTTACTGTCTGCACTTCTGGAAACCTGCACTGACACTTGGAGCCCCGACAAGAGGAAGGGACAACCACCTG TGAACATGGGCTCTCTCATTACCTATGCTAGATTGAGAGGACAATGGGACTTCTTCTCTAGGAAAAAACTGTTGGTTCTCATCAGCTGTTTGGAAGATTCCACAAATGAG ATTCGTGAACTTTCAGCAGGATTATTGGTGAGATTTTTCCCTTCCGTTCTTCTTGCTGATGTCGCCGCGACTCTGCTCATTCGTGGCAAGCGGCTTATGTGCAGTCCTCGGGTCCAGCAGGCTCAGATGGGGGCGCTGATGATGAAAGTCCACCATCACAA aaggcAAGGCCTTCCTGAATGGAATTTAAACTTTGACATCGATGTCAGTGGTGTCCATAACATCAAGGCCTCCAGCTTGGTTCGATTTCTTGTGAAGGAGCTTGAAGATCACTACCTCACAGCCAAGGCAGATGTGTTGCTTGCTGCCAGAACTAAGCCAATGCACG ATCTGCTGAGCCTGCTGAAGAACATTTCGCTGCTCCTGCTTGGCATACTGCACGGACAGCGAGATCCTCCAAGTG ATGCTCCGCCTTCTTTCTGTGAAATGGGGAACGCCATCAGCTCTCTGGTAGCCAACTCAGCTGGAGGAAATCAAGAAGATGGAGGAGAGGAGTGTGTCTTGTTGTCTGAAGAGCACAGCCTTGTTCTCACCTGCTGCTGGGTGTCGCTTAAG GAAACGGGGATTCTTTTAGGTTCTCTTGTGGAGAGAATTCTCTCTGAATCCGGGCCTGACGCAGGCTTTCTAACAAAACAACATCTCCAAACGGCGGCGgatatttttcaaaacattctCCTCAAATGCCGTCACTGG GGGGCAGTAGAGGGGTGTTGTGTGGGCTTCACCAAGTTCTGTTCGGCTCTACTTGGCAGCAGTGATCCTGAACTCAAGAAGATCCCCTCTCACATGCTCCAACAAGTAAATTGCGGGTTCTCACGTCTATGCTGTCTGAATAAATGGAGAAGATTCTTGCTTACAAtgagttctctctctctctttttgtttcCTTGCTTTTCTCTGTCTCTCTTACGCTCctttctcctctctctctctctctctctctgttggcctcttcttctttcttctccaTCGCTGCCtttttctccctctctctgGTTCTGTCTCCTCTTTCGCTTCCTCCTTCCTCTCCCCCCCCCTCTGCTTTTCTCTGTTCTCTTTCCCctcgctctttctctctctctcttcatctGTCGCTCTATCTGCCTCTATTCGGCTGCCGCTTTCTCTGCCTTGCTCTCCCCTTTCTCTTCATCTCTCTGCCCTCACTCTCTCTTCATCTGTCGCTCTCTCGTGGCCCCGCCTCTGCCCAAGGCGTTACAAGTTGTGCAATCTCCGAGTTGCACCTCCGTAACGAGGCGGGCTGCAGGATTACCTGTGCTCATCCTGTGCGTGGTATCTGCAGAGGAGGCCAGTAAAGCACGGCCGCTTTTGGCACATAGCATCCAAACCTTACTGGACACAGCTGGAATCCCACTTCCTGAGAACTGGGACCAGACTGTCGACCTCCCACAG GTGTGCGCTGTTCACACGCTGCAGGCTCTGCTGCGCGGGTCGGGCCTGGGTGTGGCCATCCTTCAGTTTGCGCCCAGGGTAGCCATTTTGGCTCTCACTCTGCTCCGTTCTCCGTGCTGGGCCATGAGGAATGCGGCCCTTCAGCTTTACA GTTCTCTTTGCTCTCGGATGCTCGGTCAGAGGCCCAACGGCGAGGGTGGGAGTAAACATGGCATGCCCCCCCACGCCTTCTTCCACCACTACTGCACACTCCAGCCCTTCCTCCTCGAGGAGCTCCGAGAGGCAGCTGGTGACCTTCAGCGTCCGCCTGAGGAGGCCAGGCTCCGCCTCCAGCCATCGCTCTACCCGATTCTTACTCTTTTAGGCCAACTGCAGCCTGGCGTCCAAGATTCAGCAGA AACCTTGTCAGACTTCCGGCCTCCTTTACTCCAGCTCTCTGCCAGTCCTATTTACAGTGTGCGCGTGATGGCCTCCAAGGCACTGGTCTCCATGACGCCGCCCTCGGAATACATGAACATCATCATCAATCTGACGGCCCGGTTGCCGCGCACGCCGGAGCGTTGCTGTCACAACTGGCTCCACGGGCAACTGCTGCACATAAAAGCTCTGGTGGACACAACTCTCATCCAAAACTG TGTGCCCGCAGCGGAGCTCCATGCAGCGGTGAGCGCTGTGGAGGCGTCAGTGTGGCTCGCCACGGATGCTCAGCGCTGCCCGCTGGTGAGAGCGACGTATGTTGCCGTGGTGGAGTCGCTCCAAAGATTTTGCCGCCAGACTTTTTTGTCAGAGCTCTTTGACGTTGTCATGCGTGAGCTCCTTACACCTCAGCAGGGGCTTCAG CTTGGCTTGTCTTCCTTCCATCAAAGAGCAATCCAATTGCTCTGTAGCGACCCCAAGTGGGCGCGTGACCTCTTGGCAACTTTTCCAACTGCGAGCTATGATGTGAGGCTGGCGTTGGTCACTTGGGTGGTGGCGGATCAGGCTTCACTGAACGCCCGCTTGAAAGAATTGATCCAGAGTGTGCTGCAG TCCAGCCTGAGGGAGGCGCTGTTGAGCCCCATTGAGGAGTACCGCAGGGCCCACCTGGCAGCCTTCGTAGCAGTGATGCCCACGGGGGATTCTCCTCCTCCAGCAGTCCCACTTGAGGAGTCAGTTCTTCTGGAGTGTCTGGACTTATTATTGAGTGGTCTTGAGGTTGGGAGAGGCGGGTCGGAGCTCCTGTCCCAGGCTCTGCATGGTGCAAGTTTCCTGCTTTCCCACTG ttGTCGGAATTCTCTAATCCAACGCTGGTGTGCTGTCTTGGATACTCACCGTTCCCCCGATGCCGCTGAAGTTCTGAGGGTAGCTTGTGCTGAAGCTCTGTGCATGGCTGGCCTTCCCCTCATCAGCCACCATCTCATTCCTCCAGCTGTCACCATCAAGTACTGTTGGAAGATGAGGAGCACACAGTTTTCCCCACTCACGCTTGAACGTAAATGTGTGAATGTCTCTTCATGCAGACTGCTGAGCACAGGCCTGCACCTGCTGCAGGACCAAAGCCGACAGGTGAGGACCAAAGCGGCCAGCTTCATCTCCAAGCTGCATCACGCCAGAGGAGGAGCCCAGCGGAGCGTCCGCCTCGTGCAGGTCAACCTGGCTGTCCCGCTTCTGCTGGATTTGCTGCTGGACGAGTGCTGGGACACGCCGAGTACACTGGAGGTGCTTCTGTGTCACGTTCCCCAGTCTGACCTGAGATCTGTGCTGAGTGGCATCGCAGACAGCGG GTGCGGAAGCCTCTATGAGCAGGATGACGCCAACGTGTTTGCGGAGCCTTCGGTGATGTCTGCACTTGTGTTGCCTTACCTGCTGCTCATGATCGACAAGTCCCCGCAATCGTCAATAGTGGCGCAGAGCCTCACCAAATGGGCGGAGGAGAACGCTGCTCTGCTGTTACACAACCTCCAATTGTGCCAAGGCCTCCAGCCAG CTGAGACGCTGACGCTCCTCCCGGACCGCCGGTTTCACAGCACCATTAGCGGCTTGCTAACAAGAGCCGCCTTCCTTCTCCACCTTTGCAAAACTTGTGACCCTGTGCAACGCCTTTGTGACCCTTCAGCCCTGCAGATGACTTTAAATGACGTCTGCAGTCGGCTAAGTGAGCACGGTGTCCACTTGAGATCTTCTCTCACATCTGCTGTAGCTGGAGATGTCGCACGACGCAAGTCTCAATAA